One Rhinopithecus roxellana isolate Shanxi Qingling chromosome 7, ASM756505v1, whole genome shotgun sequence DNA segment encodes these proteins:
- the LOC104662964 gene encoding ferritin heavy polypeptide-like 17: protein MVVLRGLRRGRHSRCRCRCPLRDRRDHTALPRLLPAPALPALGPLSQVRQNYHPSCEVAVNFNVNLELHASYVYLSMAFYFDRDNVALESFSGYFLRQWQEKREHAQELMRLQNLRGGRICLSDIRKPERQGWEGGLQAMECAFDLEKEVNKSLLELHQLAKQNGDPQLRDFLENHFLNQQAKTIKELGGYLSNLRKMGAPPEAGLAEYLFDKLTLGRSEKDT from the coding sequence ATGGTGGTGCTCCGAGGCCTCCGCCGTGGCCGCCACAGCCGATGCCGATGCCGCTGCCCGCTCCGGGACCGTCGCGACCACACCGCTTTACCCCGCCTGCTCCCCGCGCCCGCGCTGCCTGCCCTGGGCCCGCTGTCGCAGGTGCGCCAGAACTACCACCCCAGCTGCGAGGTCGCCGTCAACTTCAACGTCAACCTGGAGCTCCACGCCTCCTATGTGTACCTATCCATGGCCTTCTACTTCGACCGGGACAACGTGGCCCTGGAGAGCTTCAGCGGCTATTTCCTGCGCCAGTGGCAAGAGAAGAGGGAGCATGCCCAGGAGCTGATGAGGCTGCAGAACCTGCGCGGTGGCCGCATCTGCCTTAGCGACATCAGGAAGCCAGAGCGCCAAGGCTGGGAGGGCGGGCTCCAGGCCATGGAGTGCGCCTTCGACCTGGAGAAGGAAGTCAACAAGAGTCTCCTGGAGCTGCACCAGCTGGCCAAGCAGAATGGCGACCCCCAGCTCCGCGACTTCCTGGAGAACCACTTCCTGAACCAGCAGGCCAAGACCATCAAAGAGCTGGGTGGCTACCTGAGCAACCTGCGCAAGATGGGGGCCCCCCCGGAAGCAGGCCTGGCAGAGTACCTCTTTGACAAGCTCACCCTGGGCCGCAGCGAGAAagacacttga